A part of Aurantimicrobium sp. MWH-Uga1 genomic DNA contains:
- the prfB gene encoding peptide chain release factor 2 encodes MLDLDLTENIRALRSTFADITAVVDVDRLNAEIARLSELAEAPDLWDDTAYAQKITSELSHRQAELNKLNSITSRLDDLEVLVELANEAGDEDSAKEAQAELESITAVLGELEVQTLLNGEYDSYPAVVTIRSGAGGVDAADFAEMLLRMYLRWAEKHNYTVNVLDTSYAEEAGIKSATFEVDAPYAFGTLSVEAGTHRLVRMSPFNSAGKRQTSFAAVEVVPLMPESAAIEIPENDIRVDVFRSSGPGGQSVNTTDSAVRITHLPTGIVVSCQNEKSQIQNRAAAMRVLTSRLLLLQREEENAKKKELAGNITASWGDQMRSYVLAPYQMVKDLRSEYEVNNPTHVFDGDLDGFIAAGIRWRKSAETR; translated from the coding sequence ATGCTTGATCTAGACCTCACCGAGAATATTCGTGCACTGCGCTCGACTTTTGCCGATATCACCGCTGTCGTTGATGTTGATCGGTTGAACGCTGAAATTGCTCGATTGAGTGAGTTAGCGGAAGCCCCAGATTTATGGGATGACACCGCGTATGCCCAAAAAATCACAAGTGAACTCAGCCACCGCCAAGCAGAACTCAACAAGCTCAACAGCATTACCTCACGCCTGGATGATCTGGAAGTTTTGGTCGAATTGGCCAACGAAGCTGGTGACGAAGACTCGGCCAAAGAAGCACAGGCTGAACTGGAATCCATTACTGCAGTTTTGGGTGAGCTTGAAGTTCAGACTCTGCTCAATGGTGAATATGACTCTTATCCTGCAGTAGTCACCATCCGTTCAGGTGCCGGGGGAGTGGATGCTGCAGACTTCGCAGAAATGCTACTGCGAATGTATCTGCGCTGGGCAGAGAAGCACAACTACACCGTCAACGTCCTTGACACCAGCTACGCCGAAGAAGCCGGCATCAAATCTGCAACGTTCGAAGTAGATGCGCCCTACGCGTTTGGAACCTTGTCTGTCGAAGCAGGAACACACCGTTTGGTGCGAATGAGCCCATTCAACTCGGCCGGTAAACGACAAACTTCTTTTGCCGCTGTTGAAGTCGTGCCCTTAATGCCTGAGTCTGCAGCGATTGAGATTCCTGAAAACGATATTCGCGTTGATGTTTTCCGTTCCAGCGGTCCCGGTGGCCAGTCTGTCAACACCACCGATTCTGCGGTGCGCATTACGCACTTGCCAACCGGAATCGTAGTGAGCTGCCAGAACGAGAAGAGCCAAATTCAAAACCGTGCCGCAGCTATGCGCGTGCTCACCTCGCGTTTGTTATTGCTGCAGCGTGAAGAAGAAAACGCAAAAAAGAAAGAGCTTGCTGGAAACATCACAGCTAGTTGGGGAGACCAAATGCGCAGCTATGTTCTCGCGCCCTACCAAATGGTCAAAGATTTGCGTTCTGAATATGAAGTCAATAACCCCACGCATGTTTTTGACGGGGATTTAGATGGCTTTATTGCGGCAGGCATTCGCTGGAGAAAGTCAGCAGAAACTCGCTAA
- a CDS encoding MFS transporter — MTSSGAPFQLRQAALPVYLPTLLFAAGEAAFIPIVPVIAHNVGANLATAGLVAGMLTLGIVTGDIPSGWIISRIGERMAMLWSTLVALLGTALALAATTPLILGAGIFLIGLATSAFALARHAFLTSFVPLNYRARALSTLGGMFRAGAVMGPFLSAGVLALTHNPLAAFWLMAAFTLSAGAVLLFMPDPEKTFGQVIRIKDESGVSLTPGEFEVEKETHGLMATIIRNKAVLAKLGVASALVMALRSGRAVIFPLWAVSIGIKDSDTALIIGLATAVDFALFFTSGQIMDKWGRLASIVPSMIIMSVALLVLAPTHDLPTNVLWFVITIFLFAIGNGIGSGILLTLASDLANKDNPAPFLGAWRFITDSGAALAPLGISALTAALSLAVASAVTGVAGLIGVVLMLVYVPKYLPRKKNLVPRG; from the coding sequence ATGACTTCTTCCGGTGCCCCATTTCAGCTGCGTCAAGCAGCACTTCCGGTCTACCTTCCCACACTGTTATTTGCTGCCGGTGAAGCGGCGTTCATCCCTATCGTTCCGGTTATTGCTCACAATGTTGGCGCTAATCTTGCAACAGCTGGTTTGGTTGCGGGGATGCTCACCCTCGGCATTGTTACCGGTGATATCCCTAGCGGATGGATTATTTCCCGCATCGGCGAACGCATGGCCATGTTGTGGTCCACCCTCGTGGCGCTGCTGGGAACAGCACTAGCTCTTGCTGCAACAACACCCCTCATTCTTGGGGCTGGAATTTTCCTGATTGGTTTAGCAACCAGCGCATTCGCGCTGGCTAGACACGCATTTCTGACGAGCTTTGTGCCGCTGAATTATCGCGCCCGTGCCCTCTCAACGTTGGGAGGAATGTTTCGCGCAGGAGCGGTGATGGGTCCCTTCCTCTCGGCAGGAGTTCTTGCCCTGACACATAATCCGCTGGCTGCCTTTTGGTTGATGGCAGCATTCACTCTCTCTGCGGGTGCGGTCTTGCTGTTCATGCCAGATCCTGAAAAAACATTCGGACAGGTAATCAGAATTAAGGATGAATCTGGGGTTTCTCTTACTCCTGGGGAATTCGAAGTCGAAAAAGAAACTCACGGCCTCATGGCCACCATTATCAGGAACAAAGCTGTGCTCGCAAAGCTGGGTGTTGCTTCTGCCTTGGTCATGGCTTTGCGTTCGGGCCGTGCCGTGATTTTCCCATTATGGGCAGTCAGTATCGGAATCAAAGATTCGGACACGGCGTTGATAATTGGTTTAGCAACCGCGGTTGATTTCGCTTTGTTCTTTACCAGCGGTCAGATTATGGACAAGTGGGGACGTCTTGCTTCCATCGTCCCCTCCATGATCATCATGTCGGTGGCTTTACTCGTCTTAGCGCCCACGCATGATTTGCCCACCAACGTGTTGTGGTTTGTCATCACGATTTTCTTATTCGCCATTGGTAACGGTATCGGTTCAGGCATTTTGTTGACCCTAGCTTCAGACCTCGCCAACAAAGACAACCCAGCACCCTTTTTGGGCGCATGGCGTTTCATCACCGATTCCGGGGCAGCACTAGCCCCTTTAGGTATTTCTGCACTCACGGCAGCACTGTCACTAGCAGTGGCGTCTGCCGTGACCGGTGTTGCCGGGCTTATCGGCGTTGTGCTGATGTTGGTTTATGTTCCGAAGTATTTACCTCGAAAAAAGAACCTAGTTCCCCGAGGCTGA
- a CDS encoding UPF0182 family protein gives MSNASTSSVRRLGNRGPVAITVGILVVLLVVFFAFASVYADILWFDQLGFLNVLTTQWFAAAGFFVAGFIAMAVPVWLSIEIAYRSRPVYARLNSQLDRYQDVIEPLRKLLTWVVPALLGVFAGLSTATRWPLAMLWFNAVPTGTVDPQFKMDISFYLFDLPFFRAVVSLFSAIVLLCGLAALITNYVYGSIAIVRRELRVAKAARIQLAITAAIYIALQGVSIWLDQYATLNNDTGLITGAGYTDVNATIPGLQILSLIALLVALLFIVTAFTGRWRLSLIGTAMLVIAGLVLTMGYPWVMQRFVVDPSERSLEAPYIARNIELTREAYGVADIDASPYNATTDATPGALRADAETTASIRIIDPALVSASFAQLEQFKQYYAFAGELDVDRYTIDGKSQDSVVAVRELNQAGVGSNQSWYNNTLVYTHGYGLVAAYGTERSTDGQPVFLQAGIPSTGELGEFEPRIYFGENSPLYSIVGGTSSTKPVELDYPASSEENEQVYNTFAGDGGPKLENVFNRLVYALKFQSEEILLSDAVTNDSQIIYDRDPRERVQKVAPYLTLDSDPYPTVADGRILWVIDGYTTSANYPYSKMESLSAAISDQPQPASAFVLDNVNYIRNSVKATVDAYDGSVTLYAWDEEDAVLKTWQKIYPSNIKPISEMSADLMSHVRYPTDLFKAQRSILGQYHVTDPGSFYSGDDAWVTPNDPTAATDATKYQSPYYLTMKVPGAEAPAYSIYSTFIPKATGTSSRNVLTGYLVANSDAGTEAGKKSEEYGKLRLLTLPKVVTVPGPGQVQNNFNADPDVSKELNLLSQGSTNVLKGNLLTLPVGGGLLYVQPVYVQSTGNTSYPLLKKILVAFGDQIAFEDTLPEALDVLFGGNAGVDQPTNEGAQPPENDPAGGSGGSTANPELTKALQDAQKALTDREAARVSGDWAAYGAADAALTDALSRALSASGN, from the coding sequence GTGAGTAATGCATCAACGTCTTCAGTACGACGCCTGGGTAACCGGGGACCTGTAGCGATCACCGTCGGTATTTTGGTGGTACTGCTCGTGGTGTTCTTCGCGTTCGCCAGTGTCTATGCAGATATCCTCTGGTTCGACCAGCTGGGCTTCCTCAACGTTCTCACTACGCAATGGTTTGCTGCCGCCGGTTTCTTTGTTGCCGGGTTTATTGCCATGGCGGTACCAGTATGGCTCTCGATTGAAATTGCCTATAGAAGTCGTCCTGTTTATGCGCGTTTGAATTCTCAGTTGGATCGCTATCAGGACGTCATTGAACCCTTGCGAAAACTGCTGACCTGGGTTGTTCCCGCTCTGTTAGGTGTTTTCGCCGGTCTGTCCACGGCGACCCGCTGGCCTTTGGCAATGCTCTGGTTCAATGCTGTCCCCACGGGAACTGTAGATCCGCAGTTCAAGATGGACATTTCGTTCTACCTCTTTGATCTGCCCTTCTTCAGAGCAGTTGTTTCCTTGTTCTCAGCGATTGTGTTGCTGTGTGGATTGGCCGCACTGATTACTAACTATGTGTATGGCTCGATTGCGATTGTTCGTCGCGAGCTACGGGTGGCCAAGGCAGCCCGTATTCAGTTGGCTATCACTGCCGCAATCTACATCGCTCTTCAGGGTGTGAGCATTTGGCTTGATCAATATGCCACCTTGAACAACGACACCGGTTTGATCACGGGCGCTGGATACACAGATGTGAACGCAACCATCCCTGGTCTTCAGATCCTCTCGCTGATTGCGCTGTTGGTTGCCTTGCTCTTCATTGTTACCGCTTTTACCGGTCGTTGGCGTTTGTCTCTGATTGGCACTGCAATGCTCGTTATTGCCGGTCTCGTCCTCACCATGGGTTACCCCTGGGTGATGCAGCGATTTGTTGTTGACCCTTCCGAGCGAAGCTTGGAAGCTCCCTACATAGCCCGAAACATTGAACTCACACGTGAAGCGTATGGGGTTGCAGATATAGATGCATCTCCTTACAACGCCACCACTGACGCAACTCCCGGAGCCTTGCGTGCAGATGCAGAGACCACAGCTAGTATCCGCATCATTGACCCTGCACTTGTGAGTGCATCTTTTGCCCAGCTCGAGCAGTTCAAGCAGTACTACGCATTCGCAGGAGAGCTCGATGTTGACCGCTATACCATCGATGGGAAGTCCCAAGACTCTGTAGTAGCTGTCCGCGAGCTCAACCAGGCTGGGGTGGGAAGTAACCAGAGTTGGTACAACAACACCCTGGTGTACACCCATGGTTACGGCCTCGTAGCTGCCTACGGAACAGAACGTTCTACTGACGGACAGCCCGTCTTCCTGCAAGCCGGTATTCCTTCAACCGGTGAGCTTGGCGAGTTTGAGCCTCGAATTTACTTCGGCGAGAACTCTCCGCTGTATTCCATCGTGGGTGGAACCTCTAGCACTAAGCCAGTTGAACTTGACTACCCAGCATCTAGTGAAGAAAACGAGCAGGTCTATAACACCTTCGCTGGCGATGGCGGACCCAAGTTAGAAAATGTATTCAACCGTCTTGTTTACGCACTGAAGTTCCAAAGCGAAGAGATTCTGCTTTCTGACGCTGTCACGAATGATTCACAAATCATTTATGACCGCGACCCTCGTGAGCGAGTTCAGAAGGTAGCTCCCTATCTCACCCTCGATAGCGATCCGTACCCCACAGTGGCTGATGGTCGTATTCTGTGGGTAATTGACGGATACACCACGAGCGCAAACTACCCATACTCCAAGATGGAAAGCCTCTCGGCTGCCATCAGTGACCAGCCACAACCCGCAAGTGCGTTTGTGCTCGATAACGTGAACTACATCCGAAACTCGGTCAAAGCAACAGTGGATGCTTACGATGGTTCAGTCACGCTGTATGCGTGGGATGAAGAAGATGCTGTGTTGAAGACATGGCAGAAGATCTACCCCTCCAACATCAAGCCGATCAGTGAGATGTCTGCTGATCTGATGAGCCATGTTCGATACCCCACGGACCTGTTCAAAGCACAGCGCTCCATTTTGGGGCAGTACCACGTGACTGACCCAGGCTCCTTCTACTCGGGTGATGACGCATGGGTTACTCCCAACGATCCCACCGCGGCAACAGATGCAACCAAGTATCAGTCGCCCTACTACCTGACTATGAAGGTTCCAGGTGCGGAAGCTCCTGCATACTCGATTTACTCCACCTTTATTCCGAAGGCAACCGGTACCTCCAGTCGTAACGTACTGACGGGCTACCTTGTTGCCAACTCCGATGCGGGAACTGAGGCAGGTAAGAAATCAGAGGAGTATGGAAAGCTTCGCTTGCTGACACTTCCTAAGGTCGTTACCGTCCCAGGTCCTGGGCAGGTTCAGAACAACTTCAATGCTGACCCTGACGTGTCGAAGGAATTGAACCTGTTGTCACAGGGTTCGACCAATGTGCTCAAGGGAAACCTGCTGACACTGCCTGTTGGTGGCGGTCTGCTCTATGTCCAGCCGGTCTATGTTCAGTCCACCGGTAACACGAGCTACCCGCTGTTGAAGAAGATTCTTGTTGCTTTCGGTGACCAAATCGCCTTCGAGGACACCCTGCCAGAAGCTCTCGATGTTCTCTTTGGTGGCAATGCGGGCGTTGACCAACCCACTAACGAGGGCGCACAACCACCAGAGAACGACCCTGCGGGCGGTTCTGGCGGTAGCACGGCAAACCCCGAATTGACCAAGGCACTTCAAGATGCTCAGAAGGCCCTCACAGACCGTGAAGCTGCTCGAGTATCTGGAGACTGGGCTGCCTACGGTGCGGCAGATGCTGCGTTGACTGATGCACTCAGCCGAGCATTGTCAGCCTCGGGGAACTAG
- a CDS encoding PDZ domain-containing protein, with the protein MRWARTWGKYTALTATLVVVHRLLLGKGSTAVTLFHADEQGLPENGHKPHKTQAQRRRTLGVTFLVGSLVLAVGLAAVPSAYVIEQPGPWFDTLGAVSIPDPDNEDKKIKIPLITIDGAETYPTPGELDLLTVSVLGNPEQTPSWIEVAAAWFDPAKAVVPLDAIFPKQETKEEREASNTAQMVNSQQDAIAAALTNLGYDVIVGVEVLGFTDQSPAKDVLSIGDVITTFNGTAVESVPQLRELLKENGTQTPGTVNFLRNGAAQEAQVTPIDVDGNTVLGIGATAQYDFPFEVKIRLDDVGGPSAGMMFALGIIDKLTPDEMTAGNHFAGTGTIDAQGNVGPIGGIRQKLYGAHKAGADYFLAPVDNCDEVVGHVPNGVSVFAVSTLNEAINVINFIEMHGDKATAMNAEMNMFPTCQN; encoded by the coding sequence GTGCGCTGGGCGCGAACATGGGGGAAATACACAGCATTAACTGCCACGCTTGTTGTAGTTCACCGTTTGCTACTTGGAAAGGGATCCACAGCTGTGACACTCTTCCATGCAGACGAGCAAGGGTTGCCTGAAAACGGCCATAAACCACACAAAACTCAAGCCCAACGCCGACGGACACTCGGTGTCACGTTTCTCGTCGGCTCTCTTGTTTTAGCTGTAGGACTGGCTGCTGTACCTTCTGCCTACGTGATTGAACAGCCCGGGCCTTGGTTTGACACCTTGGGCGCTGTCTCCATTCCTGATCCTGACAATGAAGATAAGAAGATCAAAATTCCATTGATCACCATCGACGGTGCTGAAACATACCCCACCCCTGGTGAACTAGACCTTCTCACTGTTTCGGTACTCGGTAATCCGGAACAAACTCCGTCCTGGATTGAAGTTGCCGCCGCATGGTTCGATCCAGCAAAAGCGGTAGTTCCCCTGGATGCCATTTTCCCCAAACAAGAAACCAAAGAAGAACGAGAAGCTTCCAACACCGCACAGATGGTGAATTCACAGCAGGACGCTATTGCTGCAGCTTTGACCAATCTGGGATATGACGTCATCGTGGGTGTTGAAGTTCTTGGATTTACCGATCAATCACCAGCCAAGGATGTGCTGTCAATTGGTGATGTCATCACCACGTTCAATGGCACCGCAGTCGAAAGCGTTCCACAGCTGCGTGAACTGCTCAAAGAAAACGGAACGCAAACGCCTGGCACTGTTAATTTCCTTCGCAATGGAGCAGCTCAAGAAGCCCAGGTAACCCCCATCGATGTGGATGGCAATACGGTGTTAGGAATCGGTGCCACAGCACAATATGACTTCCCCTTTGAGGTCAAAATCCGTCTAGATGATGTTGGTGGCCCCAGCGCCGGAATGATGTTTGCGCTGGGAATCATAGACAAACTCACCCCAGATGAGATGACCGCAGGAAATCACTTTGCTGGAACGGGAACCATTGATGCCCAAGGAAATGTGGGCCCCATTGGTGGTATTCGCCAAAAGCTATATGGTGCCCATAAAGCTGGAGCCGACTACTTCTTGGCGCCGGTTGATAACTGTGACGAAGTAGTTGGTCACGTTCCTAACGGAGTCAGTGTTTTTGCGGTTTCCACACTGAATGAAGCAATCAACGTCATCAACTTCATCGAAATGCACGGGGATAAGGCAACGGCCATGAATGCTGAAATGAACATGTTCCCCACATGCCAGAATTGA
- a CDS encoding zinc-dependent metalloprotease, whose amino-acid sequence MADDNERTPEDEFRDMIRDILSGKEGVDASQLAAAAGLPNDPASLANIMQQFQAAMNASASGDGINWNMAMEQAKSHALSTVKPVTAIQRAEIDQAFHVANLWLAEATSISDLSSTPALISRLEWIEQTMPLWTQLAEPVANSISNALTSVLTDQAPEEMKGMIAGASQLMKQIGGTLFAMQLGHVVGQLSTEVVSGGDVGIPLLDEGQAALLPQNMDEFGAGLDIPMDQVHLYLAVRELAHARLFRHARWLRLNLISSIQDFARGITIDLSRVEDIAGNFDPQHPDELKEALSSGALIPPKSEEQLAALSRLETQLALIEGWVDVVTSSATTRLPRASALAETVRRRRASGGPAESAFATLVGLELRPRRLREATMLWQQVTDAVGAEARDALWSHPDMMPTAEDLDNPAALIARMEASARGEVAEPDDMDRALADLLDGNIPPVDDSQQ is encoded by the coding sequence ATGGCGGACGATAACGAACGCACTCCTGAGGATGAATTCCGCGACATGATTCGGGATATTCTCTCTGGGAAAGAGGGCGTAGACGCGAGCCAGTTGGCAGCTGCCGCAGGCCTTCCCAATGATCCAGCCAGCCTGGCCAACATCATGCAGCAATTTCAAGCAGCAATGAATGCAAGTGCATCCGGTGACGGAATTAACTGGAACATGGCGATGGAGCAAGCTAAATCTCATGCCCTGTCCACCGTGAAGCCTGTCACAGCAATACAACGAGCTGAAATAGACCAAGCTTTTCACGTAGCAAACCTGTGGCTCGCTGAAGCCACCAGCATTTCAGATTTGAGCTCCACACCAGCATTAATTTCACGACTGGAGTGGATTGAGCAAACCATGCCACTGTGGACGCAACTTGCTGAGCCTGTTGCAAACAGCATCTCCAACGCGTTGACCAGTGTCCTCACTGATCAAGCACCTGAAGAGATGAAAGGCATGATTGCGGGGGCATCCCAGCTCATGAAACAAATCGGTGGCACTCTCTTTGCTATGCAGTTAGGCCATGTAGTTGGTCAACTCTCTACAGAAGTTGTTTCTGGTGGAGACGTCGGCATTCCACTACTCGATGAGGGTCAAGCTGCCTTGCTGCCCCAGAACATGGATGAATTTGGTGCGGGCTTAGATATCCCTATGGATCAAGTTCATCTCTATCTTGCTGTCCGAGAACTGGCTCATGCGAGACTCTTCCGTCACGCCCGTTGGCTGCGACTGAATCTGATTTCCTCGATTCAAGATTTTGCTCGAGGCATCACCATTGATCTCTCACGCGTAGAAGACATTGCAGGAAACTTTGATCCGCAACATCCCGATGAGCTCAAAGAAGCTCTCTCCAGCGGTGCACTGATTCCACCGAAGTCTGAAGAACAGCTAGCTGCCCTGAGTCGACTTGAAACACAACTAGCTTTGATCGAGGGCTGGGTCGATGTAGTGACCTCCTCGGCGACGACACGTCTACCACGTGCAAGTGCACTCGCCGAGACCGTTCGTCGCCGCCGTGCATCGGGAGGCCCTGCAGAATCTGCCTTTGCAACACTGGTTGGCTTGGAGCTTCGCCCCAGACGTCTGCGTGAAGCAACAATGTTGTGGCAACAGGTCACTGATGCTGTGGGAGCAGAAGCTCGCGATGCCCTGTGGTCTCACCCTGACATGATGCCTACCGCGGAAGACCTCGATAACCCTGCTGCGTTGATTGCACGAATGGAAGCATCCGCTCGTGGCGAGGTTGCAGAGCCGGACGACATGGACCGCGCTCTGGCTGATTTATTGGATGGAAATATCCCACCTGTGGATGATTCGCAACAGTGA
- a CDS encoding ATP-dependent helicase: protein MARHIVMRENSVSSAEELLAGLDNDQRVVAEELRGPVCVLAGAGTGKTRAITHRIAYAIATGTYSPDRVLALTFTNRAAGEMRTRLRQLGAGPVQAQTFHAAALRQLGHFWPKFVGGDAPQVFESKSRPLAEVATKLGLKLDTATLRDLASEVEWRKTSNLNLSSYEKKAYSRAMPGNLAIADVLAVMSGYEDLKDSRGQIDMEDVLLLTAGLLETEAAAAMEVRERYRFFVVDEYQDVSPLQHHLLDLWLGEHRDVCVVGDASQTIYSFTGATSDYLLGFGARFPDAQVVKLETNYRSTAPIVSIANALMRDRPGALTLTAAQQGGSTPTLSAYPNDAAEARAVANKIATEIAAGTKPEDIAVLYRINVQAVALEQALSDLGISTTVHGAQRFYDLPEVKQAILALRGASVSVVGEPLFKSVSDVLRSVGWSQEAPQTTGAARSKWEALNALMVMADEAPAGTTFRAFTDELLARQAAKHEPTLHAVTLASVHSAKGLEWDSVHVIGLSEGLFPISYAHNLEAIAEERRLLYVAITRARRQLSLSWAQQGTGRATNRERSRFVAELGMHNLGAVNTP from the coding sequence ATGGCGAGGCACATCGTCATGAGAGAAAACTCTGTCTCAAGCGCTGAAGAACTTCTGGCAGGCCTCGATAATGATCAGCGTGTCGTCGCCGAGGAGCTACGGGGTCCTGTCTGTGTTCTTGCCGGGGCTGGTACAGGAAAAACCCGCGCCATTACGCACCGTATTGCCTATGCAATCGCAACCGGAACCTATTCACCTGACCGGGTTTTAGCTCTGACCTTCACCAATCGCGCTGCCGGTGAAATGAGAACACGGTTGCGCCAATTAGGGGCAGGCCCAGTTCAGGCACAAACTTTTCACGCCGCAGCGCTGCGTCAACTGGGTCACTTTTGGCCCAAGTTTGTTGGGGGAGATGCGCCTCAAGTTTTTGAATCAAAATCGAGGCCGCTTGCAGAGGTGGCCACCAAACTTGGGTTGAAACTTGATACAGCAACCCTTCGAGATTTGGCCTCCGAAGTTGAATGGCGAAAAACCAGCAATCTCAACCTCTCTAGCTATGAAAAGAAGGCCTATTCTCGAGCGATGCCAGGCAACCTCGCCATCGCCGACGTTCTCGCGGTGATGAGTGGCTATGAGGATCTTAAGGATTCTCGTGGACAGATTGATATGGAAGATGTGCTGCTTCTGACAGCAGGCTTGCTTGAAACAGAAGCGGCGGCTGCGATGGAGGTGCGCGAGCGATACCGCTTTTTTGTCGTAGATGAATATCAGGACGTCTCACCTTTGCAGCACCACTTACTCGATCTGTGGTTAGGAGAACATCGTGATGTCTGCGTAGTCGGGGATGCAAGCCAGACCATTTATTCCTTCACCGGTGCCACCAGCGATTACCTGTTGGGCTTTGGCGCGAGATTCCCCGATGCTCAGGTGGTGAAGTTGGAAACCAACTATCGATCCACTGCTCCCATAGTTTCAATAGCGAACGCGCTGATGCGCGATCGCCCAGGCGCTCTTACTCTTACGGCAGCACAACAAGGCGGAAGCACGCCCACTCTGTCGGCCTACCCCAACGATGCGGCAGAGGCTCGGGCTGTGGCAAACAAGATTGCCACTGAGATTGCGGCAGGAACCAAACCTGAAGACATAGCGGTGTTGTACCGCATCAACGTTCAGGCTGTTGCTCTCGAACAGGCCCTGTCTGATTTGGGAATCAGCACAACTGTTCATGGTGCTCAACGCTTTTATGACCTGCCTGAAGTTAAGCAAGCCATTCTTGCCTTACGTGGTGCATCAGTTTCTGTTGTGGGTGAGCCGCTGTTCAAGTCAGTAAGCGATGTGCTGCGTTCGGTGGGGTGGAGCCAAGAGGCTCCCCAAACCACCGGTGCAGCACGGTCGAAGTGGGAGGCTCTCAATGCCCTCATGGTGATGGCAGATGAAGCGCCCGCGGGAACAACCTTCCGCGCATTCACCGATGAACTTCTTGCCCGTCAAGCTGCCAAGCATGAACCCACCCTGCACGCTGTTACCTTGGCGTCAGTGCACTCCGCGAAGGGCTTGGAGTGGGACAGTGTTCACGTTATTGGGCTTTCTGAAGGCCTCTTTCCAATTAGCTATGCTCACAACCTTGAGGCTATTGCCGAGGAGCGCAGACTTCTTTACGTAGCAATTACTCGAGCTAGGAGGCAGCTTTCGCTGTCGTGGGCACAGCAGGGTACTGGTCGTGCAACGAATCGAGAACGATCACGTTTCGTGGCAGAGCTTGGCATGCACAATCTGGGTGCAGTAAATACTCCCTAG
- the nudC gene encoding NAD(+) diphosphatase codes for MTDEFKQRLSLSRHAINRRAELRADAQALNSLLENDSSRVVVFSQGKALVQSNSLARFSATEVIQRCGVSSAELLFLGIAEQEGETAYFALALDAVRAEELSSQETQWGDLKTLGHELSDLDAGLFTQGLALINWHASHKFSPKSGQDIVAAQAGWVLHHHDDPSHQVFPRTDPAVIVMVTDDKDRLLLGNNALWEPNRFSLLAGFVEPGESLEAAVIREVFEESGLKVVNPTYLGSQPWPFPQSLMLGFRAQVAPGVDPDALVADGEEILHLRWFTREELVGSLDEIVLPGPVAIARVIIEEWLGHPLDQTATWRGTSS; via the coding sequence ATGACTGACGAGTTTAAGCAACGACTTTCGCTCTCTCGTCATGCCATTAATCGCCGCGCAGAGCTTCGTGCTGACGCTCAGGCGCTGAATTCTTTGCTGGAAAACGATTCATCTCGGGTTGTTGTATTTAGTCAGGGTAAGGCTCTCGTTCAGAGCAATTCCCTGGCGAGATTCTCCGCAACTGAAGTTATTCAGCGATGTGGTGTCTCTTCCGCTGAGCTGCTCTTCTTGGGAATTGCCGAACAAGAAGGCGAAACAGCCTATTTTGCCCTCGCATTAGACGCGGTTCGTGCAGAGGAATTATCGTCTCAGGAAACCCAATGGGGAGATCTCAAAACTCTCGGTCATGAACTCAGTGATTTAGATGCTGGATTGTTCACCCAAGGCTTGGCATTGATCAACTGGCATGCGTCACACAAGTTCTCACCAAAAAGCGGCCAGGATATTGTTGCCGCTCAAGCTGGCTGGGTGTTGCATCATCATGACGACCCGTCGCATCAAGTCTTCCCTCGCACCGACCCCGCCGTGATAGTGATGGTCACAGACGATAAAGATCGTTTGCTTTTAGGCAATAATGCGCTGTGGGAGCCAAATAGATTTTCTTTACTCGCTGGTTTTGTGGAGCCAGGGGAATCATTGGAAGCTGCAGTTATTCGTGAAGTTTTTGAAGAATCTGGGTTGAAGGTAGTCAACCCCACATACTTAGGCTCACAGCCGTGGCCGTTTCCTCAATCCCTTATGCTCGGCTTCCGCGCCCAGGTCGCACCAGGTGTTGATCCTGATGCTCTCGTCGCCGACGGTGAGGAGATCCTTCACCTCAGGTGGTTCACCCGAGAAGAGCTTGTGGGAAGTCTCGATGAGATTGTTCTTCCTGGGCCCGTTGCTATTGCCCGGGTCATCATTGAAGAGTGGCTTGGACATCCTCTAGATCAGACAGCCACATGGCGAGGCACATCGTCATGA